A window of the Mus pahari chromosome 1, PAHARI_EIJ_v1.1, whole genome shotgun sequence genome harbors these coding sequences:
- the Ascl2 gene encoding achaete-scute homolog 2, protein MEAHLDWYGVPGLQEASDACPRESCSSALPEAREGANVHFPPHSVPREHFSCAAPELVAGAQGLNASLMDGGALPRLVPTSSGVAGACAARRRPASPELLRCSRRRRSGATEASSSSAAVARRNERERNRVKLVNLGFQALRQHVPHGGANKKLSKVETLRSAVEYIRALQRLLAEHDAVRAALAGGLLTPATRPSDACAQPSASPASASLSCASTSPSPDPLGCSEPTSPRSAYSSEESSCEGELSPMEQELLDFSSWLGGY, encoded by the exons ATGGAAGCAC ACCTTGACTGGTACGGGGTCCCAGGGCTGCAGGAGGCCAGCGACGCGTGCCCTAGGGAGTCCTGCAGCAGTGCCCTGCCTGAGGCCCGTGAAGGTGCGAACGTCCACTTCCCACCGCACTCCGTTCCTCGCGAGCACTTTTCCTGTGCCGCACCAGAACTCGTAGCAGGGGCCCAGGGGCTGAATGCAAGCTTGATGGACGGCGGCGCGCTGCCCAGACTCGTGCCCACCTCGTCTGGAGTCGCTGGAGCCTGCGCTGCTCGGCGGAGACCAGCGTCCCCGGAATTGCTGCGCTGCAGCCGGCGGCGGCGATCTGGAGCAACCGAGGCCAGCAGCAGCTCGGCGGCCGTGGCACGCCGCAATGAGCGCGAGCGCAACCGCGTAAAGCTGGTAAACTTGGGCTTCCAGGCGCTGCGGCAGCACGTGCCGCACGGCGGCGCCAACAAGAAGCTGAGTAAGGTGGAGACGCTGCGCTCCGCGGTAGAGTACATCCGTGCGCTGCAGCGGCTGCTCGCAGAGCACGACGCGGTGCGTGCCGCTCTCGCTGGGGGGCTGTTAACACCCGCTACTCGGCCGTCAGATGCGTGCGCGCAGCCCTCCGCCTCCCCTGCCAGCGCGTCTCTGTCCTGCGCCTCTACGTCTCCGTCCCCGGACCCCCTGGGCTGCTCTGAGCCTACCTCCCCGCGCTCCGCCTACTCGTCGGAGGAAAGCAGCTGCGAGGGAGAGCTAAGCCCGATGGAGCAGGAGCTGCTTGACTTTTCCAGTTGGTTAGGGGGCTACTGA